The genomic window ATGCGGGGATAGAAGGGGCTTCATTGCCTGCAACACATACATTTGGGATTAACTTTAATTTTAAATTCAAATAAGATGGCCTTGAGAAAGTTGTGTGTTTTGGGTGCCTTTTTCCTGGCTTTAATGGGCAGTTGTTCTAAGGCAAAGCTGGATGAGATTAATACCGATCCAACCAAACTTACAGAAGACAACTATGATCCCAACAGCTTGCTTGCACAGGCACAATTAAAATATGCCAATTTGGGTTATTATCAGCTGCTGTATCAAAGTACCATGATGCAGCTACTGGCCTCTACCTATTATTATTACAACAATGGTGACAAATACATCAATGTGGGTAGTTTTACAGATTATCAGGGCCGAATTTTTGACGAAGGTTATGCCGATGCCTCTTATATCAGAGAGATGCAACGACTGGCCAGATTAAAAGATCCGGTGGCCTATAAAAACCTGATTGCGATTGGCGATATCATGTTTGTATTGATTTTGCAACGGATTACCGATACTTATGGCGATGTTCCTTACTCGCAGGCGGTAAAAGCGATGCAGGGTATTAAATATCCCGTTTACGATCGTCAGGAAGATATTTATACCCAGATGCTGAACGATCTCGAAACGGCTACCGCGCAACTGGATGCCGAAAAACCCGGGCCAAGCGCTGATCTTTTTTATAAAGGCGATATTGGTAAATGGAAAAAATTTGGTTATTCGTTAATGATTAGGATTGCCATGCGATTAACGAAAGTAGATCCCGAGAAGGCCAGAATTTGGACCGAAAAGGCTGCGGGAAAAACTTTTAACAGTATTAATGACAATGCGATTCTTTTAACCGATGCTTCCTCTTTTAACAGCCAAAATGGAACATCGCTTGCTTTAAGAACATTTTCCGACTATCTGGAAGTGCGGTGGAGTAAAACCTTAATTGATCAGTTAAAAAATACCAACGACCCCAGGTTGGATGTGATAGGTGAAGTACCAAAAGATGGATTGGCCAAAAATGCAGATCAGAATTTAAACGGAAATACCGATGCAGCTGTTCAGCTTGGGTTGCCAAATGGATTCGACCTACAGGGTGGACCCACCGATATCAGTCATTCGCCAAACTATCCGGGCGGTACAGGTAACGGAAGTGATTTTGCTCCGCTCGGAAAATATTCCAGACCACGCACCGCCATGTACCTTAAACTAGGTGGTCCAATTTTTATCCTGAGTTACGCTGAAATTGAATTTTTGCTTGCTGAGGCTAAAGTGAGAGGGTGGAATATAAGTGGAACCGCAAACCTGCACTACACCAATGGCTTAACCGGCGCAATCCAATCGCTTGCGCAGCTGGATCCTTTAGCTGCGGTTGATGCCAATAAAATTACTGCATTTGTTAACCAGAATCCACTTGATGAAAGCAGTACACAAAATGCACTAAGCTCAATCAATACACAATACTGGGTAACTACAGGAACGGATTTTAATTTCATAGAAGCCTGGCTAAACTGGAAAAGAAGCGATTATCCTAAACTTATCCCGATCAATTATAAAGGCAACGTTACCAATGGCACTATTCCCCGCAGGATGATCTATTTATCAACGGAGGTGCTGAACAACCCCCAGAATTATAAAGATGCCGTAGCCAGGATAGCAGGCGGCGATGTGCTTACTGCAAGGGTGTGGTGGGATAAATAATCAACCGGAGATAAGTTTAATAAAGACGTTTTGCAAGATAAGTGCTTTTTACAGCTAAAGCAGGTTGCGTTAAAACTCGTACATATTATTCGCTCTTAAGTTTTCGATTGCTATTTCTGCATCGGCCAGTAGCGGCTGTTGTTTTCGTGTTTCTTCTTCAATCGCGATTAAAGGCTTATGTCCGTATTGATTAAAAAATGATCTGGTATGCGCTTGATAATCCCTTAAAAAATCAGTTAAGGAAGTTACATCTGCATCAACGCCCTCACTTTCAAAGTTAAACTGACAAGAGCTTTTATAGGAGATAAATACCTCGTCGCCAATTGAAAATGAAACATTAATGTTCCATGTGTTTGGCCCGGTGGAGCTAACAATTTCTTTATCATCTGTGATCGCATCTACGCAGTAAAGGATGTAGAAAGTGATGAACATCGTGTTTATTCCACCAACTTTCTTCCCAACAATGTCAAAGCCAGATTGATAATTGCAAGACGTTTTGCTTTCCTCTATATATTGATCATCATAGATGTACTTATTTATTCTGATAGGCTGTACATTAAATATTTTCATAGGAGTGTATTCTAAAAGGATTGATTTTGTTCTTTTGTGAAACTATTATCTTAAAAAGCGGTTTTTTTATAATTTATTTAACCACTAAGGCACAAGGATACATCTCCCGAATATAAAAAATGCCATCGTAAATATCCGTCCACGATGCAGAATCAGTAAAATGATACACACCCTTCATCAGAAAATGTTTTTTATTGCCTGGATTTTCCTCACGAAACTGCTTAAAGTTTACAAAAGAATAGGGAATAGTTTCAGGAATCCAGGTTTCGAAACTGTTCTTCGCTGGTGGATCTGCAGGATACTTTTTGTCGATGGTAACTATACCGGAGGTTCCAACTCTAGAGTTAAAACCTAAGATATAAGTTTGTTCGTTAAGCTGTTGATCTGCTGTGAAAAAATTGCCCATCGTTTTCATCTCATCCCCATTATGCCGCTTCGATTTTTTTATTAGTTCGGGATGTTTAAGGATATGCGCATTATGCGCCCAAACAATTATTTTTTCTTTTGGAAACTTGTATTTTAAGAGCCATTTTAAATTCTCGGCCATTTGTTTATCTCTAATTTGGTTGTAATCACTACCCTTGCTTAAAAAAGAAATCTCACTTTTCGTTAAGGCGTTTAAGCTTTTAAGTAGCATGGTTTCAAAAGTGGTCGTATCAGTTACGGAAAGTTCACGGTTAATTTGTTGCAATGCTTCCTTGAAATTTCTTTGTTTTTGAAGATTTTTATTATACGTTATTGAATCGATAAAGGAAAGAAAATCTATTTTATATTTTTCATTGTTCGTGTAGTTTATCTTCTTACTTTTCAGATAATTATCAAGAAATGTTTTAAGCTTTTCTGTGCTATAAAGCCCATGTACTTGATTATCGAAACCAGATATGATAAGTGGCTTTTTATCGCTAAAAGTTTTTGACACATAATGGTAAAATAGATCATCGCAGGAATTACATTTGGTCCATATACTAAAAATATTGTTTAAGAGGAAAGGATCAATTTTAGACTTTTGTTTTTCCAGTCGATCCCAGCCCTCATTCAATGCAAAAAAGTCACTCTCAAAGGCCAAAACATTGAATCCTTTCTGTTCATGAAGATATTTAACTAATCTTGTTTTCGCTAGAAAAGTTGGCGAGTCGCCATGATCCTGTTCGCCTAACATCACCACCCTGGAATTACCAATCGCTTTTCCAATAGCCTGCAATTCAGAGAAATCAGTTGAGTCTGGAGATATGGTCTGGATATCAATCCGTTCTTCTGCTACAAACTGTTTTATATCTTTTTGCGCGCAAGACGAAAAAATAATTAAAGTGAATACGAAGGGTAGTAATCGGTTTAGCAAATTTTGTTATTTGATCAGTTTTGATAGGTATATAAATATTGCGGCTATGATTATAGAAAAGCTTTATTTATATATCAAGCTTCTCTCAAATTTTACTAACTAAAGTAAATATAGTCAAAATCACAACAATATTAATGTTGTTCAATTAAGAGAATAGGTATTAATAATTATTTGTGAAAATAATTATCTTAAAGTTGTTTACTGATGATCGGCCATCTCTAAGCCTACAAACAAAATATGCCTTTAAGGTTAAACTTAAAGGCATATATCAGATTAAAAAATGAATTTTACGATTTTATCGCTTAAAACGAATATGTTAATCCTCCGAAAATATTAAATCCGTTTACCTGATAATACAAATACCTGCTGTAGTTTGTATTTAAGATATTGTTTGCTTTTGCAAAAACGGAGAACTTTTTATTGATCCTATAATCTGCACCAAGACCTAAATCTACATAACCTTTAACCGTTTTAATTTCCTCTATCAATGGATTTGGAATTAGATACTGTGCAGGATTAACTGGGTTTGAAATGTTTACTTTTGCTTTAATATCATCCTGAATAACAACACCAGCATTAAAGCTTAGTTTTTTATTGTAGGTATAAACAAAGTTCGAACTTACTTTTAAACCCGGTTTAAACCAAGAGTAAGTCTCTGCTGCGGGCTTCCAATCGTCGATGTTTAATTTACCTGTCCATTTTAAGGCATCGCTTACCTGAATAGAAATCTCACCTTCTAAACCTGTTAATTTCGTTTTGCCGAAATCGTATATCACATCAAATTTATTAAAATCAGTAAAGTTGTTGACGAACAAAGGCATATCATCAAACTGTTTTACATAAACACGGGCTTTGTAACCAAAACCCGGTCCGCCGGTACCTTTAATACCAGCGCTGAAACTTAACTTTTCAACTGTATTTCTAACT from Flavobacterium sp. W4I14 includes these protein-coding regions:
- a CDS encoding hypothetical protein (product_source=Hypo-rule applied; cleavage_site_network=SignalP-noTM; pfam=PF12771; superfamily=48452); this translates as MALRKLCVLGAFFLALMGSCSKAKLDEINTDPTKLTEDNYDPNSLLAQAQLKYANLGYYQLLYQSTMMQLLASTYYYYNNGDKYINVGSFTDYQGRIFDEGYADASYIREMQRLARLKDPVAYKNLIAIGDIMFVLILQRITDTYGDVPYSQAVKAMQGIKYPVYDRQEDIYTQMLNDLETATAQLDAEKPGPSADLFYKGDIGKWKKFGYSLMIRIAMRLTKVDPEKARIWTEKAAGKTFNSINDNAILLTDASSFNSQNGTSLALRTFSDYLEVRWSKTLIDQLKNTNDPRLDVIGEVPKDGLAKNADQNLNGNTDAAVQLGLPNGFDLQGGPTDISHSPNYPGGTGNGSDFAPLGKYSRPRTAMYLKLGGPIFILSYAEIEFLLAEAKVRGWNISGTANLHYTNGLTGAIQSLAQLDPLAAVDANKITAFVNQNPLDESSTQNALSSINTQYWVTTGTDFNFIEAWLNWKRSDYPKLIPINYKGNVTNGTIPRRMIYLSTEVLNNPQNYKDAVARIAGGDVLTARVWWDK
- a CDS encoding hypothetical protein (product_source=Hypo-rule applied), translated to MKIFNVQPIRINKYIYDDQYIEESKTSCNYQSGFDIVGKKVGGINTMFITFYILYCVDAITDDKEIVSSTGPNTWNINVSFSIGDEVFISYKSSCQFNFESEGVDADVTSLTDFLRDYQAHTRSFFNQYGHKPLIAIEEETRKQQPLLADAEIAIENLRANNMYEF
- a CDS encoding erythromycin esterase (product_source=KO:K06880; cath_funfam=1.20.1440.30; cog=COG2312; ko=KO:K06880; pfam=PF05139; superfamily=159501) is translated as MLNRLLPFVFTLIIFSSCAQKDIKQFVAEERIDIQTISPDSTDFSELQAIGKAIGNSRVVMLGEQDHGDSPTFLAKTRLVKYLHEQKGFNVLAFESDFFALNEGWDRLEKQKSKIDPFLLNNIFSIWTKCNSCDDLFYHYVSKTFSDKKPLIISGFDNQVHGLYSTEKLKTFLDNYLKSKKINYTNNEKYKIDFLSFIDSITYNKNLQKQRNFKEALQQINRELSVTDTTTFETMLLKSLNALTKSEISFLSKGSDYNQIRDKQMAENLKWLLKYKFPKEKIIVWAHNAHILKHPELIKKSKRHNGDEMKTMGNFFTADQQLNEQTYILGFNSRVGTSGIVTIDKKYPADPPAKNSFETWIPETIPYSFVNFKQFREENPGNKKHFLMKGVYHFTDSASWTDIYDGIFYIREMYPCALVVK